The following are encoded together in the Lactuca sativa cultivar Salinas chromosome 1, Lsat_Salinas_v11, whole genome shotgun sequence genome:
- the LOC111905647 gene encoding abscisic acid receptor PYL9, translating into MRLFLCHESPLTDERTSNNSCVANVFTGVCVCSLVRRFDQPQKYKPFISKCTMYGDLNIGSVRHVNVKARLPATTSTESVELLDDNEHILGIKIIGGDHNLMNYSSILTFHPEIIEGRSGTLVIESFMVDIPDGNTKDETCYFVKALINCNLNSLSEVSEWMDVQEDQRVFSTLSYVNIDVL; encoded by the exons ATGCGTTTGTTCCTCTGCCATGAGTCGCCGCTAACCGACGAACGTACATCAAACAACTCCTGCGTCGctaatgtgttcaccggtgtttGT GTTTGCTCATTAGTTAGGAGATTTGATCAACCTCAAAAGTACAAACCATTTATAAGCAAGTGTACTATGTATGGGGATCTTAACATAGGAAGTGTTCGACATGTGAATGTCAAAGCAAGGCTTCCTGCCACCACCAGTACCGAAAGTGTAGAACTTCTTGATGATAACGAACACATCCTTGGCATCAAAATCATTGGTGGTGACCACAACCTAATG AATTATTCCTCAATTCTGACTTTTCATCCAGAGATAATAGAAGGAAGATCAGGAACATTAGTGATTGAGTCGTTCATGGTGGATATTCCTGATGGAAACACAAAGGATGAGACGTGTTACTTTGTGAAGGCGTTGATTAACTGCAATCTTAACTCTCTTTCAGAAGTATCTGAATGGATGGATGTGCAGGAGGACCAGAGAG TATTTTCTACATTAAGTTATGTAAATATAGATGTTTTATGA